In one window of Branchiostoma lanceolatum isolate klBraLanc5 chromosome 15, klBraLanc5.hap2, whole genome shotgun sequence DNA:
- the LOC136421104 gene encoding uncharacterized protein: MAHSGGNKARRPLPPLPYQDDSTGTEYTPPATSRDPEYAGTHMYHYIDKDEISKLRQTGKQRKHEEQPSRVGADSLPVTVGQKVVGLVHNGTYAAGALQQEDSTVSLPTMSTTEKEPRQMAQSGHNKARRPLPPLPSQGVTTGTEFTPAATSGDPEYAGTHMYHYIDIDDISKLRQTGKQLKHEEQPSSVGADSLPVTVGQKVVGLVHNGTYAAGALQQEDSKGIHHQPDTSDSHMNNYVDKDDIKNLRQPPADTGTDSTAPNTTDCHIHGLVDNQMYVPGALRQDTNDTANICGFSTRCKMAFHRSKVFIIIVIAAVAFLGTGAGIIVHFTATPGGQADIHMPFVMANWTPSKPVTTTNVTATYPPVILTNAHSSATRPHLAASMFPPSIGRGTAYEFMLITAAQTTSHDVVTTELPRVTTTLPQGTIMMPGVTTEPPKTTTLPQATTTPPQVTTTLPQGTTTLPRVITTLPQGTITLPQVTATPPQVTTTLPQGTTTLPQGTTTLPQGTTTLPQVTITLPQVTVTPPQVTTTLPQATTTQPQVTTTLPQATTTLPRVITTLSKGTTTLPQVTITLPQVTATLPQSTTTPPQATATLPRVITTLPQGTTTLPQGTAMLPGVTTGPTKTTSTPPQVTSKQPLVTSTLPQVPTTPPKMTTTLQCSKLTPPAHGAVTGSNSYRDVATFTCDPGYKMVGTSSLTCQSDGTWSGRAPTCKAVKCLTLTPPVNGHMRRYRIRQGGMRFTCHRGYKLVGAKRIRCHADRTWSGSVPTCQAVQCAELTPPAHGTMTGSFTDVVTFTCDPRYKLVGASSLTCQSDGTWSGGAPTCTVIQCPALTPPVNGNMRGSRFYPGVMNFGCDRGYNRVGARSIRCGPDGTWSSRVPSCQGAFVQCPTLTPPVNGDMRGSSSYQGVMRFTCNRGYNLVGARSTKCQADGTWNGSVPTCQERWDMIFDIDVSYRV, translated from the exons atggcgCACAGTGGAGGCAACAAAGCTCGTCGCCCGTTGCCACCACTTCCGTACCAAGACGACAGTACAG GTACAGAGTACACGCCCCCTGCTACCAGTAGAGACCCAGAATATGCTGGCACCCACATGTACCATTACATAGACAAAGATGAAATCAGTAAACTACGGCAGACCGGTAAACAACGCAAACATGAAGAACAACCATCCCGTGTGGGGGCAGACAGTCTCCCAGTAACTGTGGGCCAGAAAGTCGTTGGCTTGGTTCACAATGGAACGTATGCGGCTGGTGCATTACAACAGGAGGACAGTACAG TCTCTTTGCCAACGATGAGCACAACGGAAAAAGAGCCGCGTCAGATGGCGCAGAGTGGACACAACAAAGCTCGTCGCCCGCTGCCGCCACTTCCAAGCCAAGGCGTCACTACAG GCACAGAGTTCACACCCGCTGCTACCAGTGGAGACCCAGAATATGCTGGCACCCACATGTACCATTACATAGACATAGATGATATCAGTAAACTACGGCAGACCGGTAAACAACTCAAACATGAAGAACAACCATCCAGTGTGGGGGCAGACAGTCTCCCAGTGACTGTGGGCCAGAAAGTCGTTGGCTTGGTTCACAACGGAACGTATGCAGCTGGTGCATTACAACAGGAGGACAGTAAAG GCATTCATCACCAACCTGACACTAGTGACAGCCACATGAACAACTATGTCGACAAGGATGACATCAAGAACCTTCGTCAGCCACCAGCTGATACAGGGACTGACAGTACAGCACCCAACACTACGGACTGTCACATTCATGGCCTTGTGGACAACCAGATGTATGTACCAGGTGCCTTACGACAAG ATACAAACGATACGGCAAACATTTGTGGGTTCTCTACACGCTGCAAGATGGCGTTTCACCGTTCAAAggtgttcatcatcatcgtcattgcAGCGGTCGCCTTTCTAGGTACAGGAGCTGGTATCATCGTACACTTCACTGCCACACCAGGAGGACAAGCTGACATACACATG CCTTTTGTGATGGCCAATTGGACACCATCTAAGCCTGTGACAACTACCAACGTGACTGCAACCTACCCACCAGTCATTCTGACAAATGCCCACTCATCTGCAACCAGACCGCATCTGGCAGCCAGCATGTTTCCACCTTCAATCGGAAGAGGAACAGCATATGAATTTATGCTGATAACTGCAGCTCAA ACCACCAGCCATGATGTTGTGACAACTGAACTGCCACGGGTGACAACTACACTGCCACAGGGAACAATTATGATGCCAGGGGTAACAACTGAACCACCAAAGACAACTACACTGCCACAGGCGACAACTACACCACCACAGGTGACAACTACACTGCCACAGGGGACGACCACACTGCCACGTGTAATAACTACACTGCCACAGGGGACAATCACACTGCCACAGGTTACAGCAACACCGCCACAGGTGACTACTACACTGCCACAGGGGACGACCACACTGCCACAGGGGACGACCACACTGCCCCAGGGGACAACCACACTGCCACAGGTGACAATCACACTGCCACAGGTTACAGTAACACCGCCACAGGTGACAACTACACTGCCACAGGCGACAACTACACAACCACAGGTGACAACTACACTGCCACAGGCGACGACCACACTGCCACGTGTAATAACTACACTGTCCAAGGGGACAACCACACTGCCACAGGTGACAATCACACTGCCACAGGTTACAGCAACACTGCCCCAGTCGACAACTACACCGCCACAGGCGACAGCAACACTGCCACGTGTGATAACTACACTGCCCCAGGGGACAACCACACTGCCACAGGGCACAGCTATGTTGCCAGGGGTGACAACTGGACCAACAAAGACAACATCTACACCGCCACAGGTGACATCAAAACAGCCACTTGTGACATCCACACTGCCACAAGTGCCAACCACACCTCCAAAGATGACAACCACACTTCAGTGTTCTAAGCTGACACCACCAGCACACGGTGCTGTGACTGGCTCCAACTCCTACAGAGACGTGGCCAccttcacgtgtgacccaggATACAAGATGGTCGGTACCTCTTCACTCACCTGTCAGTCTGACGGGACTTGGAGTGGAAGAGCACCAACATGTAAAG CTGTAAAATGTCTGACGCTGACACCTCCAGTCAATGGTCATATGCGTCGTTATCGCATCCGTCAGGGTGGGATGCGCTTCACCTGTCACCGCGGGTACAAACTTGTAGGTGCAAAAAGAATCAGGTGTCATGCAGATCGTACATGGAGTGGCAGTGTTCCTACTtgccaag CTGTACAATGCGCCGAGCTGACACCTCCAGCACACGGTACCATGACTGGATCCTTTACAGACGTGGTCACCTTCACGTGTGACCCAAGATACAAGCTGGTCGGTGCCTCTTCTCTCACCTGTCAGTCTGACGGGACTTGGAGTGGAGGAGCACCAACATGCACAG TTATACAATGTCCGGCGCTGACACCTCCAGTCAATGGTAATATGCGTGGTTCTCGCTTCTATCCGGGAGTGATGAACTTCGGCTGTGACCGTGGGTACAATCGTGTAGGTGCGAGAAGCATCAGGTGCGGTCCAGACGGTACATGGAGTAGCAGGGTTCCGTCTTGCCAAGGAGCAT ttGTACAATGCCCGACACTGACCCCTCCAGTCAATGGTGACATGCGTGGTTCCAGCTCATACCAGGGAGTGATGCGCTTTACCTGTAACCGTGGGTACAATCTTGTAGGTGCGAGAAGTACCAAGTGCCAGGCAGACGGCACATGGAATGGGAGCGTTCCTACTtgccaag AAAGATGGGATATGATCTTCGACATAGATGTGTCATATCGAGTGTAG